The genomic stretch AATAGCTTTCAATGGACTGACATCACCGGTTTCAGAATACCTGAGGGTATCCTCTTATCAGGCGAGCTTGGTCGATGATTTTCTTTCCAGGCGTGATCCTGGTTTGCAGCAGGCTGTCTCCGAGGAAATCAGCGGACTATACGCCACCAGTAAAGAAGAAATTCCGGATACCGATCCTGACGCGGCCAATATCCGTTATGCCTGGATGCTGGATCGGCTTATTCCCGAGGCGGGACGACAGCATCCACACAGTTGGAAGGCCTATCGGGAAGCCGCGCAAATTGTCCTCGCCAAATTCTTCGAAACCTGCGACGCCTATGAGTATCCAGACAGCAATCCTGCCGCATAAGCATGTGCGCTTTTGCGATTCCATCGTCGGCCTGGCGGGGTTCCTGCGCCAGTTATTGGAGGAACCCCGGACCATCGATGAGCTATGGGCGCTGCTGGACCGTGAGAACTCCGGTTGGCCCGTGCGTCCGACCTTTACGAACCTGGTGCTGGCCGTGGATATTCTGTTCGCGATAGGACAGGTGGCGGAGGCCACGAATGGCCGGGTGCGCCTGGTGATGACCCATGAAACTGATTGAACTGTCCAGCGACAAACCATCCTTCAAAACCCTCCGGTTCAATCCGGAGGGATTGACGCTGATCGTCGGGGACGGGCGCAGGACAGTAGGAAGGATGGCAGCAGTAATGGGGTTGGCAAGACCTTGGCTTTGGGGCTGGTCCATCATTGTTTGGGGGCCAATGCCGACAAAAAACTGAAAGCGGCGGTTCCCGATTGGATGTTCCGGCTGAGGCTTAGCCTCAATCAAAAGGAACACCTTATCGAGCGCAGCGGCGATGGAAAAACCCTGATTTTGGATGGAGCCCCAATCAGGCTTAACGCGCTC from Methylomagnum ishizawai encodes the following:
- a CDS encoding ABC-three component system protein encodes the protein IAFNGLTSPVSEYLRVSSYQASLVDDFLSRRDPGLQQAVSEEISGLYATSKEEIPDTDPDAANIRYAWMLDRLIPEAGRQHPHSWKAYREAAQIVLAKFFETCDAYEYPDSNPAA
- a CDS encoding ABC-three component system middle component 6; this translates as MSIQTAILPHKHVRFCDSIVGLAGFLRQLLEEPRTIDELWALLDRENSGWPVRPTFTNLVLAVDILFAIGQVAEATNGRVRLVMTHETD